One window of Gloeothece citriformis PCC 7424 genomic DNA carries:
- a CDS encoding dienelactone hydrolase family protein, giving the protein MGVFSRRNLILLSMLGAGLTSCLQRFKSSKIKTDLEGIIGQKVNIETQDGLLPAYYALPANGEEFPVVLVIHEIFGVNDYIEDICRRLGKLGYLAIAPHLFFRLKNFAQLQDIKEIASAVLENTSDAQVFGDLDTTLTWVKNSGKGKMNQLGITGFCWGGRMVWLYAHHNPNVKAGVAWYGNVIGKSNALTPKQPIDIAPELQVPILGLYGGKDQLIPQETVKQMQQVLQTSKRDSEIIIYPEASHGFFADYRPSYQKQAALDGWQRLQNWMRRIEN; this is encoded by the coding sequence ATGGGAGTATTTTCTCGGCGAAATTTAATCCTTTTATCGATGTTAGGCGCTGGATTAACCAGTTGTCTCCAACGCTTTAAATCCTCAAAAATTAAGACAGATCTGGAGGGAATAATCGGGCAAAAGGTCAATATTGAAACCCAAGATGGATTACTTCCAGCTTATTACGCTTTACCCGCCAACGGAGAGGAGTTTCCGGTTGTATTAGTTATTCATGAGATTTTTGGAGTCAATGACTATATTGAAGATATTTGTCGGCGTTTAGGGAAATTAGGATATTTAGCGATTGCTCCCCATCTCTTTTTTCGGCTTAAAAATTTTGCCCAACTTCAAGATATTAAAGAGATAGCTTCGGCGGTTTTAGAGAATACATCCGATGCTCAAGTTTTTGGCGATTTAGATACTACCTTAACCTGGGTAAAGAATAGCGGTAAAGGAAAGATGAATCAATTAGGAATAACCGGGTTTTGTTGGGGGGGTAGAATGGTTTGGCTATATGCTCATCATAACCCCAATGTAAAAGCCGGAGTGGCTTGGTATGGTAATGTTATTGGTAAATCTAATGCTTTAACACCGAAACAGCCTATTGATATCGCTCCCGAATTACAAGTTCCTATTTTAGGACTTTATGGAGGTAAAGATCAATTAATTCCTCAAGAAACAGTTAAACAAATGCAACAAGTTCTCCAAACTAGCAAAAGGGATTCAGAAATTATTATTTATCCCGAAGCTTCTCATGGCTTTTTTGCTGACTATCGCCCATCTTACCAAAAACAAGCCGCACTAGACGGGTGGCAAAGATTACAAAATTGGATGAGGAGAATTGAGAATTGA
- a CDS encoding zinc ribbon domain-containing protein translates to MAYVCELGTGQRIYLDNPGNQTIITTSSSSPGQQQHSSSEFTSGHWTSPPQLFHTPNGILIKITGSNGEQLIQVQGNSIAVTNHTPTVTHSQPLHLEQVASIPASSMPPMQPLEPMPPMQPMTMGNMEMSLNPMQMRMGNMEMHINSDLSSHPTRRFCSQCGAKVKESDRFCASCGHQLS, encoded by the coding sequence ATGGCTTACGTATGCGAGTTAGGGACAGGACAGAGAATTTACCTAGATAACCCGGGAAATCAAACGATCATCACCACATCAAGTAGTAGTCCCGGACAACAACAACACTCGAGTAGTGAATTTACCAGTGGTCATTGGACATCACCCCCCCAATTATTCCACACTCCTAACGGGATCTTGATTAAAATAACCGGTTCTAATGGGGAACAATTGATACAGGTGCAGGGAAATAGTATCGCCGTAACCAACCATACCCCAACAGTAACTCATTCCCAACCCCTACACCTCGAACAAGTTGCCAGTATTCCGGCTTCATCTATGCCACCTATGCAACCCCTAGAACCTATGCCACCCATGCAACCGATGACAATGGGGAATATGGAGATGAGTCTCAACCCGATGCAAATGCGGATGGGGAACATGGAGATGCACATAAACTCGGATTTGTCAAGCCATCCGACCCGACGTTTCTGTAGTCAATGTGGGGCGAAAGTGAAGGAGAGCGATCGCTTTTGTGCCAGTTGTGGTCATCAATTGAGCTAG
- a CDS encoding response regulator transcription factor encodes MRILLVEDDERIAKALGETLKDRQYVVDLAFDGEQGWDFIQSFSYDLIILDVMLPKLNGVDLCQRLRSAGQMTPVLMLTARDTSSDKVKGLDAGADDYVVKPFDLPELTARIRALLRRGNTALPPVLEWENLRLDPNTKEVTYAGKPLHLTPKEYGLLELFLRNSHMVLNRGQILEHLWSFEDPPSEEAVKVHIKELRKKLRSVGASPDSIETVYGLGYRLKQL; translated from the coding sequence ATGCGAATTCTCCTAGTTGAAGACGACGAACGAATTGCGAAAGCCTTGGGAGAAACCCTTAAAGATCGACAATATGTCGTAGATTTAGCCTTTGATGGAGAACAGGGCTGGGATTTTATACAAAGCTTTTCCTATGATTTAATTATCCTCGATGTCATGTTACCCAAACTGAACGGAGTCGATCTTTGTCAACGGTTGCGATCGGCAGGACAGATGACACCGGTTTTGATGTTAACCGCTAGAGATACCAGTAGCGATAAAGTCAAGGGATTAGATGCCGGAGCCGATGATTATGTGGTAAAACCCTTTGATTTACCGGAATTAACCGCCAGAATTCGGGCTTTATTGCGACGAGGAAATACGGCGTTACCACCTGTATTAGAGTGGGAAAACTTACGCCTTGATCCCAATACAAAAGAAGTGACTTATGCCGGAAAACCTCTACATTTAACCCCAAAAGAATACGGGTTATTAGAATTATTTCTGCGTAATAGTCACATGGTTCTCAATCGAGGTCAAATATTAGAACATCTTTGGTCTTTTGAAGATCCTCCTAGTGAAGAAGCCGTCAAAGTTCATATTAAAGAATTACGAAAAAAACTCAGATCAGTAGGAGCATCCCCAGACTCAATTGAAACCGTTTATGGCTTAGGTTATCGGCTCAAACAATTATGA
- a CDS encoding sensor histidine kinase: MKKDQSQLSANPQFRTLHWRLLLSYLSVIAIILGTSAIVVYQFFSRSLYQQVDNRLLNLAQAASHSLMALKADKNALNTLAHRKIDNDGDLDIPWQTLRLPSQGVEWYDSNGQVLAMAGNLFPNIPLDVGFHKYQHGEIRTLTIPAYTYPKGKPFLQGYIRVSESDEEVETTLARLQGGFLFGGAIAILLSGVGGMWLTRQSLQPVEQSFGQLRQFTADASHELRSPLTVIKTSVEVMQTHPERIHPADVEKLKGILSATNQMSYLVENLLLLARTERFTDIHPQEQDLIPLHDLLEDVVEFLEVKAETKGITLKFEGVKDIFIYGDSAQLSRLFSNLVNNALQYTQTEGKVTVKMNQNERYVSVLVEDTGIGIAPEHLPHIFDRFWRADVARSYRSEGTGLGLAIASAIAHRHRGEITVKSQLGVGSSFQVRLPKTRSTIDS, from the coding sequence ATGAAAAAAGATCAATCCCAATTGTCTGCTAATCCTCAATTTAGAACCCTTCATTGGCGGTTATTATTATCCTATTTATCCGTCATCGCTATTATTTTAGGGACATCAGCCATCGTCGTCTATCAATTTTTTAGTCGTAGTCTTTATCAACAAGTCGATAACCGCTTACTCAACTTAGCTCAAGCGGCTTCCCATAGTTTAATGGCACTTAAAGCGGATAAAAACGCCCTCAATACTTTAGCTCACAGAAAGATTGACAATGATGGTGATCTTGATATTCCCTGGCAGACCTTACGCTTACCCTCTCAAGGAGTAGAATGGTATGATTCAAATGGGCAAGTTTTGGCTATGGCGGGAAATCTTTTCCCCAATATCCCTCTAGACGTTGGGTTTCATAAATATCAACATGGGGAAATACGCACTTTAACCATTCCTGCTTATACCTATCCCAAAGGAAAACCTTTTTTACAAGGGTACATTCGAGTCAGTGAATCTGACGAGGAAGTAGAAACTACCTTAGCGCGACTTCAGGGAGGATTTTTGTTTGGAGGAGCGATCGCTATCCTGTTAAGTGGAGTAGGAGGAATGTGGTTAACTCGCCAATCTTTACAACCGGTTGAGCAGAGTTTTGGACAGTTAAGGCAGTTTACCGCCGATGCTTCCCATGAATTACGCAGCCCCCTAACGGTGATTAAAACCTCTGTTGAAGTAATGCAAACTCATCCGGAGAGAATTCATCCGGCAGATGTAGAAAAACTGAAGGGAATTCTCAGCGCCACTAATCAAATGAGTTATTTAGTCGAAAATTTATTATTATTAGCCCGAACTGAAAGATTTACCGATATTCATCCCCAAGAACAAGATTTAATTCCTCTGCATGACTTATTAGAGGATGTAGTTGAGTTTTTAGAAGTGAAAGCAGAAACGAAAGGAATTACGCTTAAATTTGAAGGAGTAAAAGACATTTTTATTTATGGAGATAGTGCCCAATTATCCCGACTCTTTTCTAATTTAGTCAACAATGCTCTACAATATACCCAGACAGAAGGAAAGGTCACTGTCAAAATGAATCAAAATGAGCGCTATGTGAGCGTTTTGGTAGAAGATACCGGCATCGGCATTGCACCAGAACACCTCCCCCATATTTTTGACCGATTTTGGCGAGCAGATGTAGCCCGTTCTTATCGTTCTGAGGGGACAGGGTTAGGACTGGCGATCGCCTCTGCCATTGCTCATCGTCATCGCGGAGAAATCACGGTTAAAAGTCAATTAGGGGTAGGAAGTTCTTTTCAGGTTCGTTTACCGAAAACCCGGTCAACAATTGATAGTTAA
- a CDS encoding rubrerythrin family protein gives MFLTRYFPQKTAKFLLFTTVGTLALMGCSQHTPVANVDSEIEQTAQNITYKHTTLDNLQAAYNGESNAHLMYLAFAKKAEEEGYQGAASLFKAAARAEEIHRDNHAKVIQEMGATPRNSINTPVVKSTPENLENAIKGESYEREEMYPEFIKQAQTEGKPKAVQTFIYASDAEAQHAQLYQQALQNLKTWKDAKEFYICPLSGATSITADQNSCSTADGTKQQLEKVS, from the coding sequence ATGTTTTTAACCCGCTACTTCCCTCAAAAAACGGCTAAATTTTTATTATTTACTACTGTAGGAACTTTAGCTTTAATGGGGTGTAGCCAACATACCCCAGTGGCTAACGTTGACTCCGAAATTGAACAAACAGCACAAAACATAACTTACAAACATACAACTCTAGACAACTTACAAGCTGCTTACAACGGAGAATCTAACGCTCATCTTATGTATTTAGCCTTTGCTAAAAAAGCGGAAGAAGAAGGATATCAAGGTGCTGCAAGTTTATTTAAGGCAGCAGCAAGAGCAGAAGAAATCCATCGAGATAATCATGCTAAAGTGATTCAAGAAATGGGAGCAACTCCCCGAAATAGTATCAATACTCCTGTGGTTAAATCTACCCCAGAAAACTTAGAAAATGCGATTAAAGGGGAGTCTTACGAACGGGAAGAAATGTATCCTGAATTTATTAAACAAGCGCAAACAGAAGGAAAACCCAAGGCAGTACAAACCTTCATTTATGCCTCTGATGCTGAAGCACAACACGCCCAACTTTACCAACAAGCTCTACAAAATTTAAAGACTTGGAAAGACGCTAAAGAATTTTATATTTGTCCTCTGTCTGGTGCAACTAGCATTACGGCTGATCAAAATAGTTGTTCAACGGCTGACGGAACTAAACAACAATTAGAGAAAGTAAGTTAG
- a CDS encoding ubiquinol-cytochrome c reductase iron-sulfur subunit codes for MMKRREFFGWVGIGWLASFLPLALAGCNRQTPQNSSTNNTFEIVGSVADLNKQGFLDGKFSGGSVVVIKDSTNPNQLIALNPTCTHAGCTVAWNRDDKAFLCPCHNSKFAEDGQVIEGTATEPLAVYGVKIEGDKILVKAG; via the coding sequence ATGATGAAACGTAGAGAATTTTTCGGGTGGGTAGGTATAGGTTGGTTAGCCAGTTTTTTACCTCTTGCTTTAGCCGGGTGTAATCGACAAACTCCTCAAAATTCATCTACCAATAATACATTTGAAATCGTTGGAAGTGTTGCCGATTTAAATAAACAGGGATTTTTAGATGGGAAATTTTCTGGGGGTTCAGTAGTTGTTATTAAAGATTCTACAAATCCTAATCAGCTTATTGCTCTTAATCCTACTTGTACTCATGCCGGGTGTACGGTAGCGTGGAATAGAGATGATAAAGCTTTTCTTTGTCCTTGTCATAATTCTAAATTTGCTGAAGATGGACAAGTTATTGAAGGGACTGCAACAGAACCATTAGCCGTTTATGGAGTGAAAATAGAAGGAGATAAAATATTAGTTAAAGCTGGGTAA
- a CDS encoding cysteine synthase A, whose protein sequence is MDIKDGFIGTVGNTPLIRLNSFSEETGCEILGKAEFLNPGGSVKDRAALYIIQDAEEKGLLKPGGTVVEGTAGNTGIGLAHICNAKGYKCLIIIPDTQSQEKIDLLRTLGAEVRPVPAVPYKDPNNYVKLSGRVAQEMDNAIWANQFDNLANRNAHYETTGPEIWEQTGGKIDGWVAATGTGGTYAGVALFLKEKNPDIKCIVADPMGSGLYSYVKTGEISPQGNSVTEGIGNSRITANMEGVPIDDAIQVDDHEAIRVIYQLLSQDGLFMGGSVGINVGAAVALAKEMGPGHTIVTVLCDGGARYQSRLYNQEWLSAKGLLPQQ, encoded by the coding sequence ATGGACATTAAGGACGGTTTTATAGGTACAGTTGGCAACACCCCCCTAATTCGGTTAAACAGTTTTAGTGAGGAAACCGGCTGTGAAATTTTGGGAAAAGCAGAATTTCTCAATCCCGGTGGTTCAGTAAAAGATAGAGCCGCCCTATATATTATTCAAGATGCAGAAGAAAAAGGGTTACTTAAGCCGGGTGGTACAGTCGTTGAAGGAACTGCCGGCAATACAGGCATAGGATTAGCCCATATTTGTAACGCTAAAGGCTATAAATGTCTCATTATCATTCCCGATACCCAGTCTCAAGAAAAAATAGATCTGTTGAGGACGTTGGGGGCAGAAGTTCGTCCGGTTCCGGCTGTTCCCTATAAAGATCCCAATAACTATGTTAAGCTCTCAGGAAGGGTCGCCCAAGAGATGGATAATGCAATTTGGGCGAATCAATTTGATAATTTAGCGAACAGAAACGCTCATTATGAAACCACAGGCCCTGAAATATGGGAACAAACCGGGGGAAAAATAGATGGTTGGGTAGCCGCCACCGGCACAGGAGGAACTTATGCAGGAGTAGCACTGTTTCTCAAAGAAAAAAATCCTGATATTAAATGTATCGTAGCTGATCCAATGGGAAGCGGTTTATATAGTTATGTCAAAACCGGCGAAATTAGTCCCCAAGGAAATTCGGTTACTGAAGGCATTGGTAACAGTCGCATCACGGCTAATATGGAAGGAGTCCCCATTGACGACGCAATTCAAGTCGATGACCATGAGGCAATTCGGGTCATTTATCAATTATTGTCTCAAGATGGATTGTTTATGGGGGGTTCTGTAGGGATTAATGTGGGGGCTGCGGTTGCCTTAGCTAAAGAAATGGGGCCAGGACATACTATAGTAACAGTTTTATGTGATGGAGGAGCTAGATATCAGTCTCGACTTTATAATCAAGAATGGTTATCAGCTAAAGGATTATTACCCCAACAGTAA
- a CDS encoding AAA family ATPase, protein MKEELNILIQAQYPLIYLVTSEEERAEQSIARISQLNSQHRRVYVWTVTHGIVEYGQPRQATQHNTVSPEAAIEWVVRQRDPGIYIFKDLHPFITSAAVNRWLRDAIALFKGTEKIIILMSPLQEIPLELEKDMVVLDFALPDLTELNQVLSVQLDKIKARRPSTEVREKLLKAALGLTKDEAEKVYRKAYVKAGRLTEDEVDVILSEKKQLIRRNGILEYIEEDATIDSVGGLDELKKWLRQRSGAFTERAREYGLPQPKGMLILGVPGCGKSLIAKTTARLWGLPLLRLDMGRVYDGSMVGRSEANLRNALKTAESISPGILFIDELDKAFAGGTGSADSDGGTSSRIFGSFLTWMQEKTSPVFVMATANRVERLPGEFLRKGRFDEIFFVDLPTPEERQHIFNIHLSQRRTDISRFDLDQLAKVSEGFSGAEIEQAIIAAMYEAFAQDREFTQLDIIAAIKSTLPLSRTMTEQVTALRDWARQRARPASASVAEYQRLEF, encoded by the coding sequence ATGAAAGAAGAGCTAAACATCCTAATACAAGCTCAATATCCCTTAATCTATCTCGTCACTTCAGAAGAAGAACGAGCAGAGCAGTCAATCGCTAGAATCTCGCAATTAAATAGTCAGCATCGGCGTGTGTATGTATGGACGGTAACTCACGGTATCGTTGAATATGGTCAGCCCCGACAAGCGACTCAACATAATACAGTATCTCCAGAAGCGGCTATCGAATGGGTCGTCCGCCAAAGAGATCCAGGTATCTATATATTTAAAGATTTACATCCCTTTATAACCTCAGCAGCAGTCAATCGGTGGTTGCGAGATGCGATCGCCCTTTTCAAAGGGACAGAAAAAATTATAATTTTGATGTCACCGCTCCAGGAAATACCCCTTGAATTAGAAAAGGATATGGTAGTCTTGGACTTCGCCCTACCGGATTTAACAGAACTCAATCAAGTTTTGTCGGTGCAGTTAGATAAAATTAAAGCACGTCGGCCCTCAACCGAAGTGCGAGAAAAACTGCTCAAAGCTGCTTTAGGGTTAACGAAGGACGAAGCGGAAAAAGTTTATCGAAAAGCGTATGTAAAAGCAGGAAGACTCACAGAAGACGAAGTAGATGTCATCCTGTCTGAGAAAAAGCAACTGATTCGTCGTAACGGAATTTTGGAGTACATCGAAGAAGATGCGACCATTGATTCAGTAGGTGGATTAGACGAATTGAAAAAATGGCTTAGACAACGTTCTGGAGCTTTTACAGAAAGAGCCAGAGAATATGGACTCCCGCAACCGAAAGGGATGTTAATTCTCGGAGTTCCAGGGTGTGGAAAGTCATTAATTGCCAAAACCACCGCTCGTTTATGGGGATTACCTCTACTCCGTTTAGATATGGGGAGAGTCTATGACGGGTCAATGGTAGGACGTTCAGAAGCCAACCTTCGCAATGCTCTCAAAACAGCAGAATCGATCTCACCCGGAATTTTATTTATAGACGAATTAGATAAAGCCTTTGCCGGGGGAACCGGATCAGCAGACTCTGATGGAGGGACTTCAAGTCGGATTTTTGGCTCATTCCTAACCTGGATGCAGGAAAAAACCTCACCCGTGTTTGTGATGGCAACCGCCAACCGAGTAGAAAGATTACCCGGAGAATTCCTACGCAAAGGGCGATTCGATGAAATATTCTTTGTTGACTTACCCACACCAGAAGAGCGTCAACACATCTTTAATATTCACCTTAGTCAACGACGAACTGATATTTCTCGCTTCGATTTAGATCAGTTAGCTAAGGTTTCCGAAGGTTTTTCCGGAGCAGAAATTGAGCAGGCCATTATAGCCGCAATGTATGAAGCCTTTGCTCAAGACAGGGAGTTTACGCAGTTAGATATTATTGCTGCGATTAAATCTACCTTGCCTCTGTCTCGGACTATGACTGAGCAGGTAACAGCCCTGAGAGATTGGGCTAGACAACGGGCCCGACCTGCCTCAGCCTCCGTTGCTGAATACCAGCGATTGGAGTTCTAA
- a CDS encoding DUF1257 domain-containing protein: protein MSHFSTLRTKITDAEILKNSLRDLGITVKSEADVRGYNGQRVRADLVAVLEGEYDLGWSRNSDGTFDLIADLWGVAKKHNQTELINSINQKYAVNKTLSEVKQRGLQNANVKLVVQS, encoded by the coding sequence ATGTCTCATTTCAGCACTCTGCGTACCAAAATCACCGATGCAGAAATCTTAAAAAATTCTCTTCGTGACCTCGGAATCACCGTTAAAAGCGAAGCTGATGTAAGAGGATATAATGGACAGCGCGTTCGTGCCGATTTAGTTGCAGTTCTCGAAGGAGAATATGACCTCGGTTGGTCTCGCAATAGCGATGGAACTTTCGATTTAATCGCTGACCTCTGGGGTGTTGCTAAAAAACACAATCAAACTGAATTAATCAATTCTATTAATCAAAAATACGCTGTTAACAAAACTTTATCTGAAGTTAAACAGCGCGGATTACAGAACGCTAATGTTAAGCTGGTTGTTCAAAGCTAA